In one window of Erythrolamprus reginae isolate rEryReg1 chromosome 1, rEryReg1.hap1, whole genome shotgun sequence DNA:
- the MICOS13 gene encoding MICOS complex subunit MIC13 produces the protein MASRTFPLVKWMAKAGLAGGALYVVYSQGLLGSGDKGAEALHKAKTAVPPAVEEWTKYFGWQLPAVPKTEFSVCNAWNSGVRTVISALSIAPTRGCEYTQQGWKYVKGLMK, from the exons GTGGATGGCCAAAGCAGGCCTGGCCGGCGGTGCCCTTTACGTGGTTTACTCCCAGGGGCTGCTGGGTAGCGGCGATAAAGGCGCCGAAGCCCTCCACAAAGCCAAAACAGCGGTTcctccagctgtggaggaatggACAAAGTATTTCGGTTGGCAG CTTCCAGCGGTTCCAAAAACTGAATTTTCCGTCTGCAATGCCTGGAACTCAG GGGTCCGTACTGTCATAAGTGCCCTTTCCATCGCCCCCACCAGGGGCTGCGAATACACGCAACAAGGATGGAAATACGTCAAGGGACTCATGAAATGA